A genomic window from Megalobrama amblycephala isolate DHTTF-2021 linkage group LG2, ASM1881202v1, whole genome shotgun sequence includes:
- the sec14l7 gene encoding SEC14-like protein 2, with protein MSGRVGDLSPKQTEALAQFREKISDVLDQLSNQTDHYLLRWLRARSFNVPKAEAMIRRHVEFRKHMKVDTIIDDWRPPEVIERYVAGGMCGYDREGSPIWYDIIGPLDPKGLLLSASKQDCLRTKVRDAELLRQECEKQSKKLGKHIESITIIYDCEGLGMKHLWKPVVEMYGEILTMYEENYPESLKKVLLIKAPKLFPIAYNLIKHFLREETRQKIAVLGSNWKEVLRDYVDADQLPAVYGGSMTDPDGNPLCKTMLRYGGVVPKSYYVRDSIKVQYDQCVTISRGSSYQLDYEVLFPNCLLRWQFASEGSDIGFGLYLKTKGNETKKVGAMQEILPTERYNSHLVPEDGSYTCEEPGIYVVRFDNTYSVMHSKKVSFTVDVLLPEGHSSGKRP; from the exons ATGAGCGGACGAGTAGGAGACCTCAGTCCCAAACAAACTGAGGCTTTAGCACAG TTTCGGGAGAAAATATCAGATGTGTTGGATCAGCTGTCCAATCAAACTGACCATTACCTTCTTCGGTGGCTCAGAG CTAGAAGCTTCAATGTCCCAAAGGCTGAGGCGATGATTAGAAGG CATGTGGAGTTTCGCAAGCATATGAAAGTAGACACGATCATTGACGACTGGAGGCCACCTGAG GTCATCGAGCGCTATGTGGCAGGTGGAATGTGTGGCTATGATCGTGAAGGAAGCCCAATCTGGTACGATATCATCGGCCCTCTTGATCCGAAAGGCCTTTTACTGTCGGCTAGCAAACAAGACTGCCTTAGGACCAAAGTCAGAGACGCTGAGCTTCTACGACAAGAGTGTGAGAAACAGTCTAAAAAG CTTGGCAAACACATTGAATCAATCACCATCATTTATGACTGTGAAGGGCTTGGCATGAAACATCTCTGGAAGCCTGTTGTTGAGATGTACGGTGAG ATTCTGACTATGTATGAAGAAAATTATCCTGAGAGCCTAAAAAAGGTGCTTTTAATCAAAG CCCCTAAACTCTTCCCTATTGCATACAACTTGATCAAACACTTCTTGCGTGAGGAAACAAGGCAGAAGATTGCTGTGCTGGGTT CCAACTGGAAAGAGGTGTTGAGGGACTATGTGGATGCTGATCAGTTACCTGCTGTTTATGGAGGCTCTATGACTGATCCTGATGGAAACCCTCTCTGTAAGACCATG TTACGTTATGGTGGAGTAGTGCCAAAGTCCTACTACGTACGGGACTCTATCAAAGTGCAGTATGACCAGTGCGTCACAATTAGCCGTGGCTCTTCGTACCAGCTAGATTATGAGGTGCTCTTTCCAAACTGCTTGCTACG ATGGCAGTTTGCAAGCGAAGGGTCTGATATCGGTTTTGGGCTTTACCTGAAGACTAAAGGGAATGAGACAAAGAAAGTGGGAGCCATGCAGGAAATACTGCCTACGGAACGTTACAATTCCCATCTCGTTCCAGAGGATGGATCCTACACCTGTGAAGAACCAGGCATCT ATGTGGTCCGATTTGACAACACTTACAGTGTGATGCATTCAAAGAAGGTCAGCTTCACTGTGGACGTGCTTCTACCTGAGGGACACTCATCAGGAAAACGGCCATAA
- the vps37bb gene encoding VPS37B subunit of ESCRT-I b has protein sequence MGEMSGFENRFHSYSTTQLHELLEDDDKLRKIVREMDEMQDMQQNKELTIASNRSLAEQNLSLQPELDHQKIQLTKRYCCLQDLHESYQIRKSTLGNRSLDTLLALLQTEGAKIEEETENMADSFLDGSFPLDSFIDDYQSKRKLAHLRRVKIDKLQEMVLKGVHLPQGSTNDPSQAQENPNSTAPFQRLANGSPAHARPSATSNPYNSQSVGAPLPNMVPSYSYPYSQALAQGPSAGLPPQAGFIMQ, from the exons ATGGGAGAAATGTCCGGCTTCGAGAACAGATTTCACTCGTACTCCACCACACAGCTACACGAACTGCTGGAGGACGATGACAAGCTCCGGAAAATCGTCAGGGAGATGGACGAG ATGCAGGATATGCAGCAGAATAAAGAGCTGACGATCGCCAGTAATCGCAGCCTGGCGGAGCAGAACCTGAGCCTGCAGCCCGAACTGGACCATCAGAAGATCCAGCTGACCAAACGCTACTGCTGTTTACAAGACCTGCACGAGTCCTATCAGATCCGCAAGTCCACGCTAG GAAACCGTTCACTAGACACATTATTGGCTCTTTTGCAAACCGAAGGAGCCAAGATCGAGGAAGAAACAGAG AACATGGCTGATTCATTCTTGGATGGATCCTTCCCTCTGGACAGCTTCATTGATGACTACCAGAGCAAGAGGAAGCTGGCGCATCTGAGGCGCGTCAAGATCGATAAGCTACAGGAGATGGTGCTGAAGGGTGTTCATCTTCCTCAGGGTTCCACTAATGATCCTTCACAAGCTCAGGAGAACCCAAACTCCACCGCACCTTTCCAAAGGCTAGCTAATGGTTCTCCAGCTCATGCAAGACCATCAGCCACGTCCAACCCTTACAACTCTCAGAGCGTCGGTGCTCCTTTGCCAAACATGGTGCCATCATATTCATACCCATACTCACAAGCACTCGCTCAAGGACCCAGCGCTGGTCTTCCTCCACAGGCAGGTTTTATAATGCAATGA
- the tuba7l gene encoding tubulin, alpha 7 like, with the protein MRECISIHVGQAGVQIGNACWELYCLEHGIQADGHMPSDQTTSGGDESFNTFFSETGAGKHVPRAVFVDLEPTVVDEVRTGTYRQLFHPEQLITGKEDAANNYARGHYTIGKEIVDLVLDRVRKLCDQCTGLQGFLIFHSFGGGTGSGFASLLMERLSVDYGKKAKLEFAVYPAPQVSTAVVEPYNSILTTHTTLEHSDCAFMVDNEAIYDICRRNLDIERPTYTNLNRLIGQIVSSITASLRFDGALNVDLTEFQTNLVPYPRIHFPLVTYAPVISAEKAYHEQLSVVEITNACFEPANQMVKCDPRHGKYMACCMLYRGDVVPKDVNAAIGSIKTKRTIQFVDWCPTGFKVGINYQPPTVVPGGDLAKVQRAVCMLSNTTAIAEAWARLDHKFDLMYAKRAFVHWYVGEGMEEGEFAEAREDLAALEKDYEEVGVDTPDGEGEEGEE; encoded by the exons ATG CGCGAGTGTATCTCCATTCATGTGGGTCAGGCGGGAGTTCAGATCGGTAACGCTTGCTGGGAGCTGTACTGTCTCGAGCACGGCATACAGGCGGACGGGCACATGCCCAGCGACCAGACCACCTCAGGCGGAGATGAATCCTTCAACACCTTCTTCAGTGAGACCGGTGCCGGGAAACATGTTCCCAGAGCCGTGTTTGTGGACCTCGAGCCAACCGTCGTTG ATGAGGTTCGAACTGGAACATACAGACAGCTGTTTCACCCAGAGCAGCTGATAACTGGGAAGGAAGATGCCGCCAACAATTACGCCAGAGGCCATTACACCATTGGCAAGGAAATCGTAGACCTAGTACTTGACCGCGTTCGCAAACTG TGCGATCAGTGCACTGGACTACAAGGATTCCTCATCTTCCACAGCTTTGGCGGTGGAACCGGATCGGGTTTTGCTTCACTGCTGATGGAGAGGTTATCCGTTGACTATGGCAAGAAAGCCAAGCTTGAGTTTGCGGTTTACCCTGCACCTCAG GTTTCCACCGCAGTGGTAGAGCCCTACAATTCCATTCTGACCACACACACCACCCTCGAGCACTCAGACTGCGCTTTCATGGTGGACAACGAGGCCATCTATGATATCTGCCGCCGTAACCTGGACATAGAGCGCCCCACATACACCAACCTCAACCGCCTCATCGGCCAGATCGTGTCATCGATCACTGCCTCCCTGCGCTTCGACGGAGCTCTCAACGTCGACCTGACAGAGTTCCAAACCAACCTGGTGCCATACCCTCGCATCCACTTTCCCCTGGTCACATACGCCCCGGTGATCTCCGCCGAGAAGGCGTACCACGAGCAGCTGTCCGTCGTGGAAATCACCAACGCCTGTTTTGAGCCGGCCAATCAGATGGTGAAGTGTGACCCCCGGCACGGGAAGTACATGGCTTGCTGTATGCTGTATCGTGGAGATGTGGTTCCAAAGGATGTCAATGCTGCCATTGGAAGCATCAAGACCAAGAGGACCATTCAGTTTGTTGACTGGTGTCCCACAGGGTTCAAG GTCGGTATCAACTACCAGCCGCCAACTGTGGTTCCAGGAGGTGATCTGGCCAAAGTTCAAAGGGCAGTCTGTATGTTGAGCAACACCACAGCCATCGCTGAGGCCTGGGCCCGTCTGGATCACAAGTTTGATCTAATGTATGCGAAGAGAGCCTTCGTGCACTGGTACGTTGGGGAAGGTATGGAGGAGGGCGAGTTTGCGGAGGCCCGTGAAGATTTAGCCGCTCTCGAGAAAGATTACGAAGAGGTGGGAGTCGACACTCCCGACGGAGAAGGCGAGGAGGGAGAGGAATAA